Proteins encoded within one genomic window of Choristoneura fumiferana chromosome 28, NRCan_CFum_1, whole genome shotgun sequence:
- the LOC141443711 gene encoding ubiquitin carboxyl-terminal hydrolase 2-like, which produces MNSVIQGLSNTRPLLEYLENDKYLEDINTTLSCMKGALIKAFASVIKELWAPGERDGVVNTTAFKSQVQRFAPRFMGYSQQDAQVRTGIPRYLLEGLHEDVNRVTVKPKPILTEIDDSLSDSAKATEAWSRYLRMEDSHVGDIFIGQLKSTLRCTHCRNDSVTFDPFWDLSLPIPSRTGNLKLQQCLQHFTKEEEMDGDEKPVSG; this is translated from the exons ATGAACAGCGTCATCCAGGGTCTGTCGAACACGCGGCCGCTCCTCGAATACCTTGAGAACGACAAGTATTTGGAGGACATCAACACCACGCTGTCCTGCATGAAGGGGGCGCTCATCAAAG CGTTCGCGAGTGTCATCAAAGAGCTGTGGGCCCCCGGGGAGCGCGACGGGGTCGTCAACACGACCGCCTTCAAGTCGCAGGTGCAGCGCTTCGCTCCGCGCTTTATGGGGTACAGCCAGCAGGACGCTCAGGTGAGGACCG GAATTCCTCGTTATCTGCTGGAAGGATTGCACGAGGACGTAAACCGCGTCACTGTCAAACCTAAGCCGATATTGACAGAAATCGATGACAGTCTCAG TGACTCCGCTAAAGCGACGGAAGCCTGGTCTCGGTATCTCCGCATGGAGGACAGTCACGTGGGGGACATATTCATCGGACAATTGAAATCCACGCTGCGCTGCACGCACTGTCGGAACGACAGCGTCACTTTTGACCCCTTCTGGGACCTCAG TCTGCCGATACCGTCGCGGACGGGCAACCTGAAGCTGCAGCAGTGTCTCCAACACTTCACCAAGGAGGAGGAGATGGACGGAGACGAGAAACCGGTTAGTGGCTGA